One genomic segment of Hordeum vulgare subsp. vulgare chromosome 2H, MorexV3_pseudomolecules_assembly, whole genome shotgun sequence includes these proteins:
- the LOC123425595 gene encoding tubulin alpha-1 chain yields MREIISIHIGQAGIQVGNACWELYCLEHGINQDGTMPSDTTVGVAHDAFNTFFSETGAGKHVPRAIFVDLEPTVIDEVRTGAYRQLFHPEQLISGKEDAANNFARGHYTVGKEIVDLCLDRVRKLADNCTGLQGFLVFNAVGGGTGSGLGSLLLERLSVDYGKKSKLGFTIYPSPQVSTAVVEPYNSVLSTHSLLEHTDVAVLLDNEAIYDICRRSLDIERPTYTNLNRLISQIISSLTTSLRFDGAINVDVTEFQTNLVPYPRIHFMLSSYAPVISAEKAYHEQLSVPEITNAVFEPSSMMAKCDPRHGKYMACCLMYRGDVVPKDVNAAVATIKTKRTVQFVDWCPTGFKCGINYQPPSVVPGGDLAKVQRAVCMISNNTAVAEVFSRIDHKFDLMYAKRAFVHWYVGEGMEEGEFSEAREDLAALEKDYEEVGAEGADDEGDEGDDY; encoded by the exons aTGAGGGAGATCATCAGCATCCACATCGGCCAGGCCGGGATCCAGGTCGGCAACGCTTGCTGGGAGCTCTACTGCCTCGAGCACGGCATCAATCAGGATGGCACCATGCCCAG TGACACCACGGTTGGGGTTGCACACGATGCGTTCAACACGTTCTTCAGTGAGACCGGTGCGGGCAAGCACGTGCCGAGGGCCATCTTCGTCGACCTTGAGCCCACTGTCATCGATGAGGTGCGCACCGGTGCCTACCGCCAGCTCTTCCACCCGGAGCAGCTCATCTCTGGGAAGGAGGATGCCGCCAACAACTTCGCCCGTGGCCACTACACTG TTGGAAAGGAGATCGTAGATCTATGTCTGGATCGTGTACGCAAATTGGCAGACAATTGCACCGGGCTGCAGGGATTCTTGGTGTTCAATGCTGTCGGTGGTGGAACTGGATCAGGACTGGGTTCTCTGTTGTTGGAGCGCCTCTCGGTTGATTATGGCAAGAAATCTAAGCTTGGATTCACCATTTACCCTTCCCCACAG GTCTCAACAGCTGTTGTAGAACCATACAACAGTGTCCTCTCCACTCACTCTTTGCTTGAGCACACCGACGTTGCGGTCCTCCTAGATAACGAGGCTATCTATGACATATGCCGGAGGTCTCTTGACATTGAGAGGCCAACCTACACCAACTTGAACAGGCTGATATCACAGATCATATCTTCTCTTACCACCTCCCTGAGGTTTGATGGTGCCATCAATGTGGATGTCACAGAGTTCCAGACCAACCTTGTCCCTTACCCACGTATCCATTTCATGCTTTCGTCGTATGCCCCTGTTATCTCTGCCGAGAAGGCTTACCATGAGCAGCTCTCTGTGCCTGAAATCACCAATGCTGTCTTTGAGCCCTCAAGCATGATGGCCAAGTGTGACCCTAGGCATGGAAAATATATGGCCTGCTGCTTGATGTACCGTGGTGATGTTGTTCCCAAGGATGTCAATGCCGCGGTAGCAACCATCAAAACCAAGAGAACTGTCCAGTTCGTCGACTG GTGCCCTACCGGGTTCAAGTGTGGCATCAACTACCAGCCACCTTCCGTCGTCCCCGGAGGTGACCTGGCAAAGGTTCAGCGCGCCGTGTGCATGATCAGCAACAACACCGCTGTCGCCGAAGTGTTCTCGCGCATCGACCACAAGTTCGACTTGATGTACGCCAAGCGTGCGTTCGTGCACTGGTACGTCGGCGAGGGAATGGAGGAAGGTGAGTTCTCGGAGGCTCGTGAGGACTTGGCCGCCCTCGAGAAGGACTACGAGGAAGTTGGCGCCGAAGGCGCGGACGACGAGGGCGACGAGGGCGATGACTACTAA